One Prevotella intermedia ATCC 25611 = DSM 20706 DNA window includes the following coding sequences:
- the rpmI gene encoding 50S ribosomal protein L35 — MPKQKTNSGAKKRFSFTGTGKVKRNRAYHSHILTKKTKKQKRNLVHSAIVDSSNMKQVRDLFNLR, encoded by the coding sequence ATGCCAAAACAAAAGACAAACTCTGGAGCAAAGAAAAGATTCAGCTTCACGGGAACAGGTAAGGTAAAGCGTAATCGTGCTTACCACAGTCACATCTTGACTAAGAAGACAAAGAAACAGAAGAGAAATCTCGTTCACAGTGCAATCGTGGACAGTAGCAACATGAAGCAGGTACGCGACCTGTTTAATCTTCGTTAA
- a CDS encoding Tex family protein, producing MNAYTKHIAQTLNLSEKNVDATLTLLNDGCTIPFIARYRKERTGNLDEVQITRIAEMNDRLMETDKRKETILKTISEQGKLTEELENKIVNCWDNSVLEDLYLPFKPKRRTKAQIAREQGLEPLATLLLMQREQNPMAASKRFVKDDVQDEAAALQGAKDIIAEMVSEDQQARNTVRNAYKREAMISSRVIKKVEDTDEAQKFSDYFDFFEPLRRCNSHRLLAMRRGEAAGILRVSISIDGEECIDRLNRQFVHGRGACQTLVAEAVEDSFKRLINPSIENEFAGLSKERADEEAIKVFTENLRQLLLSAPLGQKRVLALDPGFANGCKIACLDAQGNLLHHEIIYPHPPKRLYAQATVAVLRMIRQYNIEAIAIGNGTASRESKEFITDCLSHLAEEGKETPKVFVVSEDGASIYSASLTAREEFPDEDVTTRGAVSIGRRLMDPLAELVKIDPKNIGVGQYQHDVDQAKLRHSLDQTVESCVNQVGVNLNTASKHLLMYVSGLGSALAQNIVDYRKEHGAFTSRAQLKKVPRLGAVAFQQCAGFLRIPNAKNPLDNSAVHPESYHIVEAMAEEQKCSVSELISNKEIIKRIDLNRYVSDEVGLLTLNDILQELEKPGRDPREQLEEFEFDTSVHSIDDLKEGMELPGIVTNITNFGAFVDIGVHQDGLVHISQLSNKFVSDPNTVVHLHQHVRVRVTQIDYKRNRIGLSMKNVKQ from the coding sequence ATGAACGCATATACAAAGCATATAGCGCAAACGCTTAATCTATCGGAGAAAAACGTCGATGCAACGCTAACATTGCTGAATGACGGTTGCACCATACCTTTCATTGCAAGGTACCGAAAGGAACGCACAGGAAACCTTGACGAAGTGCAGATTACACGTATTGCAGAAATGAACGATCGCTTGATGGAAACCGACAAGCGTAAGGAAACCATTCTGAAAACAATAAGCGAACAAGGAAAACTGACGGAAGAATTAGAAAATAAAATCGTGAATTGCTGGGACAATTCCGTACTGGAAGACTTGTATTTGCCCTTTAAGCCAAAACGCAGAACAAAGGCACAGATAGCACGCGAACAAGGACTTGAACCACTTGCAACACTGCTGTTGATGCAAAGAGAGCAGAATCCAATGGCTGCCAGCAAGCGTTTTGTAAAGGACGATGTGCAGGACGAGGCGGCAGCACTGCAAGGTGCAAAGGACATTATTGCTGAGATGGTGAGCGAAGACCAACAAGCACGCAACACGGTGCGCAATGCTTACAAGCGTGAAGCGATGATTTCGTCAAGGGTGATAAAGAAAGTAGAAGATACGGACGAAGCACAAAAGTTTTCAGACTACTTTGATTTCTTTGAACCGTTGCGTCGTTGCAATAGCCATCGTCTGTTGGCAATGCGGCGAGGAGAAGCTGCGGGCATTTTACGGGTAAGTATTTCGATTGACGGAGAGGAATGTATCGACCGTCTGAACCGCCAGTTCGTACACGGCAGAGGTGCTTGCCAGACTTTGGTAGCAGAAGCAGTTGAAGATAGTTTCAAGCGTTTAATCAACCCAAGCATTGAAAACGAGTTTGCAGGATTGAGCAAAGAAAGAGCCGACGAGGAAGCTATTAAGGTGTTTACCGAAAACTTGCGTCAGCTGTTGCTGTCTGCCCCACTCGGACAAAAGCGTGTATTGGCACTTGACCCAGGATTTGCCAATGGTTGCAAAATAGCGTGTTTAGACGCACAGGGCAACCTTTTGCACCACGAAATTATTTATCCGCACCCACCAAAACGACTCTACGCACAAGCTACTGTAGCTGTATTGCGAATGATTCGCCAATACAATATCGAGGCAATTGCAATAGGAAACGGAACGGCAAGCCGCGAATCGAAGGAGTTCATAACCGATTGTCTGTCGCATTTAGCTGAAGAAGGAAAGGAAACACCGAAAGTATTTGTAGTCAGCGAAGACGGTGCATCTATCTATTCTGCCTCTTTGACAGCACGAGAAGAGTTTCCCGATGAGGACGTAACGACGCGTGGAGCTGTCTCTATTGGGCGAAGACTGATGGATCCATTAGCAGAATTAGTGAAAATCGACCCTAAGAATATCGGCGTGGGGCAATATCAGCACGATGTAGACCAAGCAAAACTAAGGCATTCGTTAGACCAAACGGTGGAAAGTTGCGTAAACCAGGTGGGAGTGAACCTTAATACAGCTTCAAAACATCTATTAATGTATGTCAGTGGGTTAGGTTCTGCATTGGCACAGAATATTGTCGATTATCGAAAAGAACACGGAGCATTTACTTCGCGCGCGCAACTGAAGAAGGTGCCACGCCTTGGCGCAGTGGCTTTCCAGCAATGTGCAGGCTTCCTTCGCATACCAAACGCAAAAAATCCGCTCGACAATTCGGCGGTACACCCAGAGAGTTACCACATTGTTGAGGCAATGGCAGAAGAGCAGAAATGCAGTGTTAGTGAGCTAATCAGCAATAAAGAAATTATTAAGCGTATCGACTTAAATCGTTATGTATCAGATGAAGTAGGACTACTAACGCTGAACGATATTCTGCAAGAGTTGGAAAAGCCAGGGCGCGACCCACGCGAACAATTGGAAGAATTTGAGTTTGATACTTCTGTGCACTCCATCGACGACCTTAAAGAAGGTATGGAACTGCCTGGAATCGTAACGAACATAACAAATTTCGGTGCATTTGTAGATATTGGTGTCCACCAAGATGGACTTGTTCACATTTCGCAACTAAGCAATAAGTTTGTTTCTGACCCCAACACTGTTGTACATTTGCATCAGCACGTGCGTGTTAGGGTTACACAAATAGACTATAAACGCAACCGAATAGGATTGAGTATGAAGAATGTAAAGCAATAA
- the infC gene encoding translation initiation factor IF-3, translated as MKNDKMKLQYRVNEQIHAREVRVVSEGNAEVMPTRKALDIARKEGVDLVEISPNAQPPVCRIIDYSKFLYQQKKHQKEMKQKQVKQDIKEIRFGPQTDEHDYQFKLKHAQEFLNEGNKVRAYVFFRGRSILFKEQGEVLLLRFANDLEELAKVEQLPKLEGKKMFLYLSPKKAGITKKSQQRRDREEAEGAAKNAEAAKGENSNNSNVDNGLFANAKNGSAALDKLKNE; from the coding sequence ATGAAGAATGACAAAATGAAGTTACAGTACCGTGTGAATGAACAAATCCATGCACGGGAAGTACGTGTGGTAAGCGAAGGTAATGCAGAAGTAATGCCTACTCGCAAAGCATTAGACATTGCTCGCAAAGAAGGTGTAGACCTTGTAGAAATATCTCCTAACGCACAACCTCCAGTTTGTCGTATCATCGACTATTCAAAGTTCCTTTACCAGCAGAAGAAACATCAGAAAGAGATGAAGCAGAAGCAGGTGAAGCAGGATATTAAAGAGATACGTTTCGGGCCTCAAACCGATGAACACGACTATCAGTTTAAGCTGAAACACGCACAAGAGTTCCTCAATGAGGGTAATAAAGTGCGTGCATACGTGTTCTTCCGTGGACGTTCAATTCTCTTTAAAGAGCAAGGAGAAGTACTATTGCTGCGTTTTGCCAACGATTTGGAAGAACTTGCAAAGGTAGAACAGTTGCCAAAGCTCGAAGGAAAGAAGATGTTTCTTTACCTTTCACCCAAGAAAGCAGGCATAACGAAAAAGAGCCAACAGCGTCGCGACCGCGAAGAAGCAGAAGGCGCAGCAAAGAATGCCGAAGCTGCCAAGGGCGAAAATAGCAATAATAGTAATGTTGACAATGGTCTTTTTGCAAATGCGAAGAACGGTTCTGCAGCACTTGACAAACTAAAGAATGAATAA
- the abc-f gene encoding ribosomal protection-like ABC-F family protein, giving the protein MLSIEGLKVEFGVKPLFHNVSFVVNDRDRIALVGKNGAGKSTMLKILCGLQRPTAGVVAVPNDTTIGYLPQVMKLSDDTTVKEETRKAFADATKMKEKLERMQQEMAERTDYESESYAELVEKFTQEHERFMLLGGENYEAEIERTLVGLGFERTDFDRPTSEFSGGWRMRIELAKILLRRPDVLLLDEPTNHLDIESIQWLEQFLAQSAKAVVLVSHDRAFINNVTNRTLEITCGRVEDYKVKYDEYLVLRKERREQQLRAYENQQKEIADIKAFVDRFRYQATKAVQVQQRIKQLEKIVPIEVDEVDNSAMRLKFPPCLRSGDYPVICDNVRKEYPPRLVFDKVDMTIKRGEKVAFVGKNGEGKSTLVKCIMGEIPFDGNLKIGHNVQIGYFAQNQAQLLDESITIFETIDQVAKGDMRLKINDLLGAFMFGGETSEKKVKVLSGGERSRLAMIKLLLEPVNLLILDEPTNHLDITSKEVLKEAIKAFDGTAIIVSHDREFLDGLVSKVYEFGGGKVREHLGGIYDYLRAHNAETIQESLSKASTNTVASVAENAANAKPETTVQSTSGAASYAEHKEQQKRIRKTQRAVEDSEKKIAKMEERKAELDELLMAAENASNMELVTEYTDLQRHLDKENEQWLELSEALEALLNE; this is encoded by the coding sequence ATGCTGTCAATCGAAGGTTTAAAAGTTGAGTTTGGTGTAAAACCACTCTTCCATAATGTTTCTTTTGTGGTAAACGACCGCGACCGCATAGCGTTGGTGGGTAAGAATGGTGCAGGAAAATCTACAATGCTTAAAATTCTTTGTGGTTTACAACGCCCCACAGCAGGTGTTGTGGCTGTTCCGAACGATACTACCATTGGCTATTTGCCACAGGTAATGAAACTGTCGGACGATACTACGGTAAAGGAAGAAACACGCAAGGCATTTGCAGATGCTACCAAAATGAAAGAAAAACTGGAGCGTATGCAGCAAGAAATGGCTGAACGTACCGATTATGAAAGCGAAAGCTATGCTGAATTGGTAGAGAAGTTTACGCAGGAACACGAACGCTTTATGCTGCTTGGCGGTGAGAACTATGAAGCAGAAATAGAGCGTACACTTGTCGGTTTAGGTTTCGAGCGTACCGACTTCGACCGTCCTACATCTGAATTTTCGGGTGGTTGGCGTATGCGTATCGAATTGGCTAAGATACTTTTACGCCGTCCCGATGTACTGTTACTTGACGAGCCTACCAACCATTTGGACATCGAGTCAATACAATGGTTGGAACAGTTTCTTGCTCAAAGTGCCAAAGCGGTGGTGTTGGTATCTCACGACCGTGCCTTCATAAATAATGTAACGAACCGTACATTGGAAATAACTTGCGGCAGGGTAGAGGATTACAAGGTGAAATACGACGAGTATCTTGTCTTGCGCAAAGAGCGTAGAGAGCAGCAACTGCGCGCATACGAAAACCAACAAAAGGAAATAGCCGATATAAAAGCCTTTGTAGACAGGTTTCGCTATCAGGCTACGAAAGCCGTTCAGGTGCAACAACGCATAAAGCAATTAGAGAAAATCGTTCCGATAGAAGTAGACGAGGTGGACAATTCGGCTATGCGCTTAAAGTTTCCACCGTGTTTGCGAAGTGGCGATTATCCCGTTATCTGCGACAATGTACGCAAGGAGTATCCGCCACGCCTTGTATTCGACAAGGTAGACATGACCATTAAGCGAGGCGAGAAAGTAGCTTTTGTAGGCAAGAATGGTGAAGGCAAGTCTACTCTTGTAAAGTGTATTATGGGCGAAATACCTTTCGATGGCAACTTAAAGATAGGGCACAACGTGCAGATTGGTTATTTTGCACAGAATCAAGCCCAGCTTTTAGACGAGAGCATAACTATTTTTGAAACCATCGACCAAGTAGCGAAAGGCGATATGCGCTTGAAGATAAACGACCTTTTAGGTGCGTTTATGTTTGGTGGCGAAACGTCTGAGAAGAAAGTCAAAGTGCTTTCGGGTGGCGAACGTTCGCGTTTGGCAATGATAAAACTGCTGCTGGAACCTGTTAATCTCTTAATTCTCGACGAGCCTACCAACCACTTGGACATAACTTCAAAGGAGGTTTTGAAAGAAGCGATTAAGGCTTTCGATGGAACAGCCATTATCGTTTCGCACGACAGAGAGTTCCTTGATGGTTTGGTAAGCAAGGTGTATGAATTTGGCGGAGGCAAGGTGCGTGAGCATTTGGGTGGCATTTACGACTATTTGCGTGCCCACAATGCCGAAACAATACAAGAAAGTTTAAGCAAGGCAAGTACGAATACCGTTGCTTCCGTAGCAGAAAACGCTGCCAATGCGAAGCCAGAAACCACTGTTCAATCAACATCGGGTGCAGCATCGTACGCCGAACACAAGGAACAACAAAAGAGAATAAGAAAGACGCAGCGTGCCGTAGAAGATTCGGAAAAGAAGATTGCCAAGATGGAAGAGCGCAAAGCCGAACTCGACGAACTGCTGATGGCGGCAGAGAATGCATCGAATATGGAACTCGTTACTGAATACACCGATCTGCAACGCCATTTAGACAAGGAAAACGAACAATGGCTTGAACTTTCCGAAGCATTGGAGGCATTGCTGAATGAATAA
- the rplI gene encoding 50S ribosomal protein L9 yields the protein MEIILKEDIIGLGYKNDIVNVKSGYGRNYLIPTGKGVIASPSAKKQLAEDLRQQAAKIAAKKADAEKRAAQLDGVELVIAAKVSATGVTYGSVNTAIVAEELAKKGIEIDRKIITMRDIKKVGTFEATIHFFKDVEVKLPVTVVAENQPESKAEEVKETVEAPVEEVETAEEEAPATE from the coding sequence ATGGAAATTATACTGAAAGAAGATATTATCGGACTTGGTTACAAGAACGATATTGTAAATGTAAAAAGCGGATACGGTCGTAACTACCTTATTCCAACAGGTAAAGGTGTAATCGCTTCTCCTTCTGCAAAGAAGCAATTGGCTGAAGACTTGAGGCAGCAAGCTGCAAAGATTGCTGCTAAGAAAGCTGACGCTGAAAAGCGTGCTGCACAACTTGATGGTGTAGAGTTGGTAATTGCAGCAAAAGTATCTGCAACTGGTGTAACTTACGGTTCTGTTAATACTGCCATCGTAGCTGAAGAATTGGCTAAGAAGGGTATTGAAATCGACCGCAAGATTATCACAATGCGCGATATTAAAAAGGTTGGGACATTCGAAGCTACTATTCACTTCTTCAAAGATGTTGAAGTTAAGCTCCCTGTAACAGTTGTTGCAGAGAACCAACCAGAATCTAAAGCTGAAGAAGTAAAAGAAACTGTTGAAGCTCCAGTAGAGGAAGTTGAAACAGCGGAAGAAGAAGCTCCAGCAACTGAATAA
- a CDS encoding AAA family ATPase, whose product MKKIVLTGGPCAGKTTALVKIMEHFSSIGYKVFIIPELPTLFLQAGMDYLTDNKDFFYEGEKATLEMQIALEDKFQQMAKSIKQPVLIVCDRGTMDISAYMKPTLWESITSAVDTNNEILRSRYDAVLHLVSAADGAEQFYTTATNKERTEGIELARELDKKVIHAWSEHPHLRVINNHEKFETKLERVLQEISDVLEIPRQAIQERKYIVRLKGEIPEVITSKIIQTYLTSDPRSEVRLRRRTLNGISVNVRTTIKTLPNNEQVETERQIDNNLYESLLRQADPYRQTIHKTRQTFIWKGQFFELDSFIQPYNGLQILETKGVIKHEDIIFPPFIEVVEDITGITKYYNYNLALKK is encoded by the coding sequence ATGAAGAAAATAGTACTTACAGGTGGACCGTGTGCAGGTAAAACGACCGCCTTGGTGAAAATTATGGAACACTTTTCGAGCATAGGCTACAAAGTGTTCATTATTCCAGAGCTGCCTACATTATTCTTGCAGGCGGGTATGGACTATCTTACCGACAATAAAGACTTCTTTTATGAAGGCGAGAAGGCCACTTTAGAAATGCAAATTGCATTGGAAGATAAGTTCCAACAAATGGCGAAAAGTATAAAGCAGCCCGTTCTCATCGTATGCGACCGCGGAACGATGGATATTTCAGCCTATATGAAACCAACTCTTTGGGAAAGTATTACATCTGCAGTTGATACAAACAATGAAATATTGCGCTCTCGTTACGATGCCGTTTTACACTTGGTAAGTGCAGCAGATGGTGCAGAACAGTTTTATACAACAGCTACGAATAAGGAAAGAACGGAAGGCATTGAATTGGCACGCGAACTCGATAAGAAGGTTATCCATGCTTGGTCGGAGCACCCTCATTTGCGTGTTATCAATAATCACGAAAAGTTTGAGACTAAACTTGAAAGAGTTTTGCAGGAAATTTCCGATGTACTGGAAATCCCACGCCAAGCTATTCAAGAGCGAAAGTATATTGTTCGTTTAAAAGGAGAGATACCTGAAGTAATAACAAGTAAGATTATACAGACCTATCTTACTTCAGACCCGCGCAGCGAAGTCCGTTTGCGTCGTCGCACACTGAATGGTATTTCTGTCAATGTGCGCACTACGATAAAAACGTTGCCAAACAACGAACAGGTAGAAACCGAACGACAGATAGACAATAATCTTTATGAATCGTTACTCAGACAAGCCGACCCATACCGTCAAACAATTCATAAGACACGTCAAACTTTTATTTGGAAAGGACAGTTCTTTGAATTAGATTCCTTTATCCAACCTTATAATGGTTTGCAGATATTAGAAACGAAAGGAGTTATCAAACACGAAGACATTATTTTTCCTCCATTCATAGAAGTGGTTGAAGATATTACAGGTATAACAAAATATTATAATTACAATTTAGCCTTAAAGAAATAA
- the rplT gene encoding 50S ribosomal protein L20 — MPRSVNHVASKAKRTRILKKTKGYFGARKNVWTVAKNTYEKGLTYAYRDRRNKKRTFRALWIQRINAAARLYDMSYSQLMGALHKSGIEINRKVLADLAANNPEAFKAIVEKVK, encoded by the coding sequence ATGCCAAGATCAGTAAATCATGTTGCTTCTAAAGCAAAGAGAACAAGAATTCTTAAGAAGACTAAGGGTTACTTTGGTGCCCGTAAGAATGTTTGGACAGTAGCTAAGAACACCTATGAGAAAGGTTTGACTTATGCTTACCGCGACCGCCGTAACAAGAAGCGCACATTCCGTGCACTTTGGATTCAGCGTATCAATGCTGCTGCTCGTCTTTACGATATGAGCTACAGCCAATTGATGGGCGCATTGCACAAGTCAGGTATCGAAATCAATCGCAAGGTGCTTGCTGACCTCGCTGCAAATAACCCTGAAGCATTCAAGGCTATTGTAGAAAAGGTTAAGTAA